One Gimesia aquarii DNA segment encodes these proteins:
- a CDS encoding carboxypeptidase-like regulatory domain-containing protein, with protein MRLCCVLPITMCVLLFFSGCSDSGPKVARVTGTVMMDGSPLADAIVSFEPTGPGRPSIGNTDANGYYRLQYTTDLDGALLGTHTVRISTKQFVYNEDVGDDRPRPERVPPKYNIESSLNAIVESGGSEIDFDLNSDGFKPKNIDFEDFD; from the coding sequence ATGCGTCTTTGTTGCGTACTTCCAATCACAATGTGTGTGCTTTTGTTTTTTTCCGGCTGTAGTGATAGCGGTCCGAAAGTTGCAAGGGTAACAGGTACTGTCATGATGGATGGTAGCCCGTTGGCTGATGCAATCGTCTCGTTTGAACCGACGGGTCCCGGCCGTCCTTCAATTGGAAATACAGATGCGAATGGATATTACCGACTCCAGTACACAACGGACCTGGATGGCGCACTACTGGGCACTCACACGGTTCGTATCTCAACAAAGCAATTTGTCTATAACGAAGATGTCGGAGATGACCGCCCCAGACCGGAACGTGTTCCACCGAAATACAATATTGAATCTTCTCTGAATGCCATTGTCGAATCAGGCGGTAGTGAGATCGATTTCGATTTAAATTCAGATGGTTTTAAGCCCAAAAATATAGATTTTGAAGACTTTGATTAG
- a CDS encoding sigma-70 family RNA polymerase sigma factor, whose translation MSRVLTPEETEKFVTLLTSSQDVLYRYVLTLMSGQHNRAKDVLQEANLVLWRKSSTFKFGTDFEAWAKRIAHFCVLSEIRDRNRKPVLFGGELIEKLVSEYDAETACVDERNERLKECIKKLPANHRTMVRKRYYEDLSVSSIAKLNGRSAETISSLLYRIRLALMDCVRRTANS comes from the coding sequence GTGAGTAGAGTCTTGACTCCTGAAGAAACCGAAAAATTCGTAACGCTCTTAACATCTTCGCAGGATGTGCTGTATCGGTACGTACTTACGTTGATGTCGGGACAGCACAATCGTGCGAAAGACGTACTACAGGAGGCAAATTTGGTTCTGTGGCGTAAGTCATCGACTTTCAAGTTCGGTACAGATTTTGAAGCCTGGGCGAAACGGATCGCCCATTTTTGCGTCCTTTCCGAAATTCGGGACCGAAACCGAAAACCGGTACTTTTTGGTGGGGAACTGATCGAAAAACTAGTCTCAGAATATGACGCTGAGACCGCTTGTGTAGATGAAAGAAATGAACGCTTGAAAGAGTGCATTAAAAAACTACCAGCCAATCATCGAACGATGGTTCGTAAGCGCTACTACGAAGACCTGTCCGTGTCTTCGATCGCAAAGTTGAATGGACGGTCGGCAGAAACAATATCCTCATTACTTTATCGAATTCGTCTGGCACTGATGGACTGTGTACGTCGCACAGCAAATAGTTAG
- a CDS encoding multiheme c-type cytochrome: MNGKFPFLTPLLILLLACASGTAWYLYGSQEHTPFVRKLLSAEQPVKMKQCCECHEKVCHQFAGAPHLRTLRKATDADVLDKFAGKKVTLKENGYTYRFYEKEGVLWVDCNVYPNPVRIEWVFGSGLHALTPVSLFKNDSGKSELLQHIVSWYPSGKLGVTLGLQELAENTAGIQSLGEVLSHEKTMGCFGCHTSYLGNEPGVIETSQMIAGVSCIRCHLNGEAHIKAVEKGEKNLKLTKWNQLTPLESINRCGECHRRSDQLEPDEIHPSNELLIRFAPIGMSQSPCFIKQGELKLPPGKSSRFDCTTCHDPHEQASRDPEYYREICLNCHSQLEGHAPVCSKENMKSQCLKCHMPAVNVHDNLSFTDHWIRIREFDQQRFHDLKFKKPQ, from the coding sequence ATGAACGGTAAATTTCCATTTTTGACACCATTGTTGATACTGCTCCTGGCATGCGCGTCGGGCACAGCCTGGTACTTGTACGGCTCTCAGGAACACACGCCCTTTGTTCGTAAACTCCTTTCAGCCGAACAACCCGTAAAAATGAAACAGTGTTGTGAGTGTCACGAAAAAGTCTGTCATCAATTTGCAGGAGCACCGCACCTTAGAACGCTGAGGAAAGCGACCGATGCTGACGTTTTAGACAAATTTGCCGGCAAAAAAGTCACATTGAAAGAAAATGGGTACACATACCGTTTTTACGAAAAGGAAGGCGTTCTGTGGGTTGACTGTAACGTTTATCCCAATCCGGTTCGTATCGAATGGGTCTTTGGTTCCGGACTCCACGCCCTGACTCCGGTTTCACTTTTCAAAAATGATTCAGGAAAATCGGAACTGTTACAACACATCGTTTCCTGGTATCCCTCCGGTAAATTAGGAGTCACACTCGGACTTCAGGAATTAGCAGAAAACACCGCTGGCATCCAATCGTTAGGAGAAGTGCTTTCTCATGAAAAAACCATGGGTTGTTTTGGCTGCCATACATCATATCTGGGAAATGAACCAGGTGTGATCGAGACATCCCAAATGATTGCGGGAGTCTCTTGCATACGCTGTCATTTAAATGGGGAGGCGCATATCAAAGCGGTCGAAAAAGGAGAGAAAAATTTAAAACTCACAAAATGGAATCAACTAACTCCCCTGGAGTCAATCAATCGCTGTGGGGAATGTCATCGGCGTTCTGATCAACTGGAGCCAGATGAAATTCATCCCAGCAATGAATTGCTGATTCGTTTTGCTCCGATCGGAATGTCTCAAAGTCCTTGTTTTATCAAACAGGGAGAACTCAAATTGCCTCCCGGAAAATCCTCACGGTTTGATTGCACGACGTGCCATGATCCGCATGAGCAGGCTAGCAGAGATCCCGAATACTATCGAGAGATCTGTCTCAATTGCCACAGCCAACTTGAAGGCCACGCTCCCGTCTGTTCAAAGGAAAATATGAAGAGTCAGTGCTTGAAATGTCATATGCCTGCAGTCAACGTACATGACAATCTCTCATTTACGGACCACTGGATTCGAATTCGCGAATTCGATCAGCAGCGATTCCATGATTTGAAATTTAAGAAACCTCAATAG
- a CDS encoding DUF1559 domain-containing protein, whose product MKRNRIRGFTLIELLVVIAIIAILIALLLPAVQQAREAARRSQCKNNLKQLGLALHNYHDVFGTFPPGCVNQGNRDRGGAWGWSAMVMPYIDLANNYNTLGVGSQPMINALEPGATYDLMQQPVPTFRCPSDIAPDLNNRRNGIRNASNTNNRRIATSNYVGANSGTWARKVDAAERVDGFAGFDGIFAPASKVRIRDITDGTSNTIMLSERCWKLNPTRFCNSALVYGSQGRQGIGGSPYPNLYKGQRFSDVMFNMRNNQGINSLVSCTTSISSLHVGGVQVTMADGSVRFISENIDFKGDTAKSQHNRNSLLENLMGRDDGNIIGDF is encoded by the coding sequence ATGAAGAGAAATCGAATTCGCGGATTTACACTCATCGAATTGCTGGTGGTCATCGCGATCATTGCAATTCTCATCGCTTTGTTGTTGCCTGCAGTTCAGCAAGCCAGAGAAGCCGCACGTCGTTCTCAGTGCAAAAACAATCTCAAACAATTGGGGCTGGCTTTGCACAATTACCATGATGTCTTCGGCACGTTTCCACCTGGATGTGTCAATCAGGGCAACAGGGATAGAGGAGGCGCATGGGGGTGGTCTGCTATGGTGATGCCCTATATCGACTTGGCCAACAATTATAATACGCTCGGCGTTGGCAGTCAGCCCATGATCAATGCACTGGAACCAGGAGCAACTTACGATCTCATGCAACAACCGGTTCCTACATTCCGCTGTCCCAGTGATATCGCTCCGGACCTGAACAACAGACGTAATGGAATCCGAAATGCGAGTAACACAAATAATAGACGTATTGCAACATCGAATTATGTGGGAGCAAATTCCGGAACATGGGCTCGTAAGGTGGATGCTGCTGAAAGAGTTGACGGTTTCGCTGGATTTGATGGGATTTTCGCTCCCGCAAGCAAAGTGAGAATCCGTGACATCACCGATGGTACCAGTAACACAATTATGCTGAGTGAACGCTGCTGGAAATTGAATCCAACACGATTTTGCAACTCGGCACTCGTCTATGGTTCGCAAGGACGTCAGGGAATTGGGGGCAGCCCTTACCCCAATCTTTACAAAGGACAGAGGTTTTCTGATGTGATGTTCAATATGCGAAATAATCAAGGAATCAATAGCCTCGTCTCTTGTACTACTTCGATCAGTAGTCTCCATGTCGGTGGCGTTCAAGTCACTATGGCCGATGGTTCGGTTCGATTTATTTCTGAAAACATCGATTTCAAAGGAGATACTGCCAAATCTCAGCATAATCGAAATAGTCTCCTGGAAAACCTGATGGGTCGCGACGATGGAAATATCATCGGTGACTTCTAG
- a CDS encoding FecR domain-containing protein has product MSNPQEDFELDFLFQAMLDQTLSSEQAKRLEEILLVDERARSDYIALIEIDSLLQRVHHQDETVEVSLPATSNPKRQATGYWVVIAICVFAMVGIVTLMTPEKAPVPLADVPPVVPDIPIATVDAVGYGASRIDLPFQVGETLVNNEVIDLDSGTMRLKFLNGVMVALRGPAILELVEPNRCILSAGQLVAKVPEEAIGFTVETPAGRVVDLGTEFGVEIGNEGATQTHVIKGRVSAAVVKQNWESEPQVVEQNSAVAFDMSNTSIRKTPFAPDKFADALSMFKGIKSLSPTTAYLHNPPPSVDRGALTDTQRVFLIPEGREVPVDEELRKVITDLSEQSLLDLESLSNPDSVEEKIDSFLVHGDSGPKKERTVSGFIEFEEPIIAVIVEDDGLKATDNLLGIPDMKYTNPNATKYRKTELESDDEIIISGDRRRLEYKLKLRLARDQFRVLIQSK; this is encoded by the coding sequence ATGTCAAATCCTCAAGAAGATTTCGAACTGGATTTTCTGTTTCAGGCAATGCTTGACCAGACTCTCTCCTCGGAACAGGCAAAGCGTCTCGAAGAGATTCTCCTGGTCGATGAGCGTGCGCGATCTGACTATATTGCCCTGATCGAAATAGATTCGTTACTCCAACGGGTACACCATCAAGATGAGACAGTAGAAGTTTCACTCCCTGCAACTTCAAATCCAAAGCGTCAAGCCACAGGGTATTGGGTGGTAATTGCCATTTGTGTCTTCGCGATGGTAGGAATCGTAACTCTGATGACTCCCGAGAAAGCACCGGTACCTCTGGCTGATGTGCCACCGGTTGTTCCAGATATTCCCATTGCGACCGTTGATGCCGTTGGTTATGGCGCTTCAAGAATCGATCTTCCATTTCAAGTAGGTGAGACGTTAGTCAATAATGAAGTGATCGACCTTGATTCCGGAACAATGCGGCTGAAGTTTTTGAATGGTGTGATGGTGGCATTGCGCGGTCCTGCAATTCTTGAGCTGGTCGAACCGAATCGCTGTATTCTCAGTGCTGGTCAGCTCGTTGCGAAAGTTCCTGAAGAAGCAATTGGGTTTACCGTTGAAACTCCCGCTGGTCGAGTCGTTGATCTCGGCACAGAATTTGGTGTCGAGATTGGTAACGAGGGAGCGACTCAAACTCATGTGATCAAAGGACGCGTCTCCGCCGCTGTGGTCAAGCAGAATTGGGAGTCTGAGCCTCAAGTGGTTGAGCAAAATTCAGCAGTCGCGTTCGACATGTCAAACACAAGCATTCGTAAAACTCCGTTTGCACCTGATAAATTCGCTGACGCATTATCAATGTTTAAGGGAATCAAAAGCTTAAGTCCCACAACCGCTTATTTGCACAATCCTCCCCCGAGTGTCGATCGGGGAGCGTTGACAGACACACAACGCGTGTTTCTCATCCCTGAAGGTCGCGAAGTCCCCGTTGATGAGGAATTACGGAAAGTAATCACCGATCTCAGTGAACAAAGTTTGCTGGATCTGGAAAGCCTGTCAAATCCAGACAGTGTGGAGGAGAAAATCGATAGTTTTTTAGTCCACGGAGACTCCGGTCCCAAAAAAGAGCGTACTGTGTCGGGTTTCATTGAATTCGAAGAGCCGATTATTGCGGTGATTGTAGAAGATGATGGGCTCAAAGCGACTGACAACCTGCTCGGAATTCCCGATATGAAATACACGAATCCGAATGCAACAAAATACAGAAAAACAGAACTCGAGAGTGATGACGAAATCATCATCTCCGGTGATCGCCGCCGGCTTGAATATAAACTGAAACTGAGGCTCGCAAGAGATCAATTTCGAGTGCTGATTCAAAGCAAATAA
- a CDS encoding tetratricopeptide repeat protein, which translates to MTEHDLSTIDWRLRRFLLLIMTVSFVLTPLSAPEIWWQLSRGRVVISDLSPPGPILTAGNNPAEADWLGGLPFYLAYQGAGFSGLMILKIAAVGLLLYSLLNHYETKLNWRAFFVVILTLMAANPAWQPTPRLLDCWFLFLTWIMTERWCQEPHWKKKLPVLVLLILWANISPLSLLGIPVVLFVPWLKGVRTESTSIRRQTCLMLLATCLALMITPRGWFTPFDSFVQLFPGLFYDRVLLSLTIWQPTFQQGATIEVLAFGMLTAWMALLLILYSASWLETIAFLAFAIPGWTNYDCLPPCVIGVSLLACQCMLTDDVPSQVQKWKLLISPAMGRLVLIIGVFLIGWKSASGTIPGQSQRLGWGIDPELDITLLNQTIGPIDYRGTGHGMGIASTGMLCWIKSDRKIQPVRTLRQALLQGLLFEEISLNQELSNGWVFQHPRSDNSWGGWWVRLKKRNCQLLLVPNGDAKTIRALIDSRWQPMSVDASVIPFGWSGELLSSPKIVELLPAKEFLNRQAWTYSLPEASGTPDCFDLWGAFTGLPNPRPSLLQAKTFRAMKLYTAALRVLQPLLQHYHTPAVIQEFQLCQKELGYQEKLETGSASHLRSLAYNITKREADLPLNESGLRTIKPNKPQKVSDRFQNAIQDYARGDWEAAIKKLSTDDSETLYAKAQILLESGDPQSAALLLQKLIQQHPDNRLAVPSQIMLKSIQ; encoded by the coding sequence ATGACTGAACATGACTTATCAACGATTGACTGGCGACTGCGCAGATTTTTGCTGTTGATTATGACGGTCAGTTTTGTTCTGACTCCCCTCTCCGCTCCAGAAATCTGGTGGCAACTGAGTCGCGGAAGAGTCGTCATTTCTGATTTGTCACCCCCAGGCCCCATTTTAACTGCCGGAAACAATCCTGCTGAAGCAGACTGGTTAGGAGGGCTCCCCTTTTATCTCGCCTATCAGGGAGCAGGCTTTTCGGGATTGATGATTCTAAAAATTGCCGCTGTGGGACTGCTGCTCTATTCATTATTGAATCATTATGAGACAAAGCTCAACTGGCGTGCTTTTTTCGTCGTGATCCTAACCTTAATGGCAGCCAATCCAGCCTGGCAACCAACGCCGCGACTCTTGGATTGCTGGTTTTTATTTTTGACCTGGATCATGACCGAACGCTGGTGTCAGGAGCCGCATTGGAAAAAAAAGCTTCCTGTTTTGGTCTTACTCATCCTTTGGGCCAATATTTCACCGCTCAGTTTACTGGGAATTCCGGTGGTGCTCTTCGTTCCCTGGTTAAAAGGAGTTCGAACAGAGAGTACCTCAATTCGGAGACAGACTTGCCTCATGCTTCTTGCAACATGTCTAGCATTAATGATCACTCCACGCGGATGGTTCACCCCCTTTGATTCTTTTGTGCAACTGTTTCCCGGCCTGTTTTATGATAGGGTATTACTCTCGCTTACGATTTGGCAACCCACGTTTCAGCAAGGCGCCACGATTGAAGTTCTGGCATTTGGAATGTTGACGGCGTGGATGGCTCTCTTATTAATATTGTATTCGGCTAGCTGGCTTGAAACGATTGCGTTTCTTGCTTTCGCAATACCAGGTTGGACCAACTATGATTGCCTGCCTCCGTGCGTGATTGGTGTCTCGCTACTGGCTTGTCAATGTATGCTCACCGACGATGTACCAAGCCAGGTTCAGAAATGGAAACTACTTATTTCTCCGGCGATGGGGAGATTAGTACTCATCATTGGTGTGTTCCTGATAGGCTGGAAGTCCGCTTCGGGTACTATACCAGGACAATCACAAAGATTAGGTTGGGGAATTGATCCTGAACTGGATATTACATTATTAAATCAAACGATTGGCCCTATCGACTACCGTGGCACGGGCCACGGTATGGGAATCGCTTCCACAGGCATGCTCTGCTGGATTAAATCTGATCGAAAAATTCAACCAGTCAGAACATTGAGGCAAGCGCTGCTGCAAGGGTTATTGTTTGAAGAGATTTCATTAAATCAGGAATTATCGAACGGCTGGGTATTTCAACATCCCCGATCTGATAATAGCTGGGGAGGCTGGTGGGTTCGACTGAAAAAAAGAAACTGCCAGTTGTTACTGGTACCCAATGGCGACGCGAAAACCATTCGCGCTCTGATTGACAGTCGTTGGCAACCGATGTCCGTTGATGCCTCTGTGATTCCGTTTGGCTGGTCTGGCGAATTGTTGAGTAGTCCCAAGATCGTGGAGTTGCTACCTGCCAAAGAGTTTCTCAATCGGCAAGCCTGGACTTATTCACTACCAGAGGCCTCCGGAACGCCTGATTGCTTTGACCTCTGGGGAGCATTCACTGGTTTACCCAACCCGCGACCTTCCTTGTTACAGGCAAAAACATTCCGTGCAATGAAACTCTATACGGCTGCATTGCGGGTACTGCAACCGTTATTACAACACTACCATACTCCAGCAGTGATCCAGGAATTTCAGCTTTGTCAAAAAGAACTGGGATATCAAGAGAAATTAGAAACCGGTTCAGCCAGCCATTTAAGATCACTCGCTTACAACATCACAAAACGAGAAGCTGACCTCCCATTAAATGAATCAGGGCTGAGAACCATAAAACCAAATAAACCTCAGAAGGTATCAGACAGATTCCAGAACGCGATTCAGGACTATGCACGGGGAGACTGGGAGGCAGCCATCAAGAAACTTTCAACCGATGATAGCGAGACGTTATATGCAAAAGCCCAGATCCTGCTCGAATCGGGTGATCCTCAAAGTGCGGCACTCTTGTTACAAAAGTTGATACAACAGCATCCCGACAACCGACTGGCCGTACCCAGTCAGATCATGTTGAAATCGATTCAATGA
- a CDS encoding arylsulfatase produces MKHTFYVYFLIAFCTCNLTSATESDPPNIILVMSDDQGWGDLGCYGSRLIQTPHLDRMAAEGTRFTNCYSGSAVCAPTRCVLMTGLHSGHCTRRDNRPSVGKGPYYKRPLVPLKPEDITVATVLKKAGYVTGGFGKWGLGDFDTTGAPAKHGFDEFYGYLDQVHAHNYYTDHLWDTDQYVALPENKGKSKAVWSHDLIMERALHFVEKNQNQRFFLYLPVTLPHGKYEMPSLAPYEDRAWTKNEKTHAAMVTRLDTDMGKLFALLKKLNLDKNTIVFFTGDNGPNKPLLARMKSAGPFKGTKRSLNEGGIRCPMIVRWPGQVPAGRVSEFAWSHTDILATISDLAVVQDIPDTDGISVVPTLMGKKQKPLEYIYWEFHNPFHQAIRKDHWKGIRFGLKEPVKLYDLSSDPEETKDLAAQYPELARKLADLLDGARTVSPHWPGQDTQ; encoded by the coding sequence ATGAAACACACTTTCTACGTTTACTTCCTGATTGCATTTTGTACCTGTAATCTCACATCAGCAACTGAATCCGATCCCCCAAACATCATACTTGTCATGTCGGATGATCAGGGTTGGGGCGACCTTGGCTGCTATGGTTCCAGGTTAATTCAAACTCCTCATCTGGATCGTATGGCTGCTGAAGGCACGCGGTTCACAAACTGCTATAGTGGCTCTGCCGTTTGCGCACCCACACGTTGTGTACTCATGACAGGGCTGCACTCTGGCCATTGCACCAGACGTGATAATCGTCCCTCAGTGGGAAAAGGCCCCTACTACAAACGTCCGCTTGTACCGCTCAAACCAGAAGATATCACCGTGGCGACAGTTCTAAAAAAGGCCGGTTACGTGACGGGAGGCTTTGGAAAGTGGGGACTCGGAGATTTCGACACCACGGGAGCACCAGCGAAACACGGATTTGATGAATTTTATGGCTATCTCGACCAGGTGCATGCCCATAACTATTACACAGACCATTTATGGGATACAGATCAATATGTGGCACTTCCAGAGAACAAAGGCAAATCGAAAGCGGTCTGGAGCCACGATCTCATCATGGAGCGAGCACTTCATTTCGTTGAAAAGAATCAAAATCAACGTTTCTTCCTCTACCTTCCCGTCACGCTTCCCCACGGGAAATATGAAATGCCCTCACTCGCACCCTATGAAGATCGAGCATGGACAAAGAACGAAAAAACTCACGCAGCGATGGTCACTCGACTGGATACAGACATGGGGAAACTTTTTGCGCTTCTGAAAAAACTGAATCTTGACAAAAACACGATTGTATTCTTTACAGGAGATAACGGCCCCAACAAACCACTTCTCGCGCGGATGAAATCAGCCGGACCGTTTAAGGGAACGAAACGCAGTCTGAACGAAGGGGGAATTCGCTGCCCCATGATCGTCCGCTGGCCGGGTCAAGTACCTGCTGGACGTGTGAGTGAATTTGCCTGGTCACATACCGACATTTTGGCAACCATCAGTGATTTGGCTGTTGTTCAGGATATCCCTGATACCGATGGAATCAGCGTCGTACCAACATTGATGGGCAAAAAACAAAAACCTCTGGAATATATTTACTGGGAATTTCACAATCCGTTTCATCAGGCCATCCGCAAGGATCATTGGAAGGGAATTCGCTTCGGTCTCAAAGAACCGGTAAAGCTCTACGATCTTTCAAGTGATCCCGAAGAAACCAAGGATCTCGCCGCACAGTATCCCGAGCTGGCTCGAAAGCTCGCAGACTTGCTCGATGGTGCCAGAACAGTCAGCCCGCACTGGCCTGGTCAAGACACACAATAA
- a CDS encoding sulfatase yields the protein MIRFLSLILLFTFFSPVSASAADRPNILFIFLDDFGWRDTSYMGSDFYETPNLDRLASEGMVFSDAYSCAANCAPARACLLSGQYTPRHKIYNVGTSPRGNAKHRKLEHIAGKDVLDPKIITWAHQLQKAGYTTASMGKWHLSDDPIPYGFDINIGGTHSGSPPKGYYPPHKNVPGLKEAPQGEYLTDRLSDEAVKFIQKHKDKRWALYLTHFAVHTPLNAKKELVAKYKAKKTGKLHSHVAMATMIQSVDDGVGKIQATLETLGLVDNTVVVFFSDNGGYRRATDMKPLRGYKGTYYEGGIRVPFFVKWPGVVKSGTHSAEPVIGVDIYPTLCEIGGTSMPSSQPADGVSLVPLLNGSKKSFDKRPLYWHFPAYLQSSTGSKEQRDPLFRTRPCSIIRSGPWKLHQYFEDNQLELYNLEEDIGETQDLSSSKPEVTRQLLATLQQWQKTLGAPIPTRPNHKYDAEAEARAIKARSNTGNTKR from the coding sequence ATGATTCGATTCCTGTCTCTGATTCTGCTTTTTACTTTTTTCTCTCCGGTATCAGCATCCGCCGCTGATCGGCCCAATATTCTATTTATTTTTTTAGACGATTTTGGCTGGCGAGACACCAGTTATATGGGTTCGGATTTCTACGAAACGCCAAATCTGGATCGTCTGGCTTCGGAAGGAATGGTTTTCAGTGATGCGTATTCCTGCGCTGCCAACTGTGCTCCCGCTAGAGCCTGCCTGTTGTCTGGTCAGTACACTCCCCGTCACAAAATCTACAATGTTGGAACGTCCCCGCGTGGAAACGCAAAACATCGAAAGCTGGAACACATTGCCGGTAAAGACGTACTTGACCCTAAGATTATCACATGGGCTCATCAGTTACAAAAAGCAGGCTACACCACAGCCAGCATGGGAAAATGGCACTTAAGTGACGACCCGATTCCCTACGGATTCGACATCAACATTGGGGGAACCCATTCTGGAAGCCCCCCCAAGGGGTACTATCCACCTCACAAGAATGTACCAGGTCTCAAGGAGGCCCCCCAAGGTGAATATTTAACAGATCGCCTGAGTGATGAAGCCGTTAAGTTCATTCAGAAGCACAAAGACAAACGGTGGGCGCTGTACCTGACACACTTTGCAGTGCATACCCCTTTGAACGCCAAGAAAGAACTGGTTGCGAAATACAAAGCTAAGAAGACTGGTAAACTTCATAGCCATGTCGCGATGGCCACAATGATTCAATCTGTTGATGATGGTGTTGGAAAGATTCAAGCCACTCTGGAAACACTGGGACTTGTTGACAACACAGTCGTCGTCTTCTTTTCAGACAATGGAGGTTATAGACGAGCGACAGACATGAAGCCATTGAGGGGTTACAAAGGGACATATTACGAAGGCGGGATTCGTGTCCCCTTCTTTGTAAAGTGGCCGGGAGTCGTTAAGTCCGGCACGCATTCGGCTGAGCCCGTTATTGGAGTCGACATTTACCCAACCCTTTGTGAGATCGGTGGTACTTCCATGCCCTCCAGTCAACCGGCGGATGGAGTGAGTTTGGTACCACTGCTGAATGGGTCAAAGAAATCTTTTGACAAGCGCCCCTTGTACTGGCATTTCCCAGCATACCTGCAGTCTTCCACAGGCTCCAAAGAACAGCGAGACCCGTTATTTCGTACTCGCCCCTGCAGCATAATTCGTTCTGGCCCCTGGAAGTTGCATCAATATTTTGAAGACAACCAACTCGAACTATACAACCTTGAAGAAGACATTGGTGAAACGCAAGACCTGAGTTCTTCAAAACCAGAAGTGACCAGACAATTACTCGCAACACTTCAGCAATGGCAAAAAACTTTGGGTGCTCCCATCCCTACCAGACCCAATCACAAGTACGATGCAGAAGCCGAAGCAAGAGCCATCAAGGCGCGGTCTAACACTGGCAATACAAAACGGTAA